From Danio rerio strain Tuebingen ecotype United States chromosome 2, GRCz12tu, whole genome shotgun sequence:
ACATTGATGTGCATGCTGTACACATCATTGCATCATCAATTGCAAATTGGTAAACATGTTGAAATTTCTAGGCCTCAAAAtgcaaaaagagaaaacaatggGCGCAAGACATTACGTTTTAAGtggattcaagagttcacacttagctgatgattgatagtaaagctagtttggcgtgctgtcccgggagagagccctgagcttataagatcctcgagccctgggctccctcccgttgcaaattgagaggggagtttgagctcaggtagatctcgatgactccccttcttgcttgttgCTAAGTGTCGGATATGTATGCTTAAAATATGTACTCGgagtttagctaatgtattttgattaatgtttagaatgcttgtttttgaactgtgggaggaaaccggaggacccggggaaaacccacgcgaccacggggagaacgagcaaactccgcacagaaatgccgtctggtttggaaaggaattaaaccaggggcattcttgctgcgagacaacagcgctaatcgctggccaccgtgacgcccgtttgaaaggagggaaagtagggttgggtgggggggtttcttcaagataaagatattgagatgagaaaagtctggttatttattgtgagttaaggatcgtctgataggataatcagtcattagctaaagttggaacagctgtgaacaatcataagcatgtgatcctctcgaaatttgtttatgaataaacttcacttaaaagtaAATCATTATATGTAGAGTACAaaacaaatatatcaaaatgtAATCAGAAGTCATTTAAAATTTAAGAATGCTCACTTTTTCTTTCAAATAGAGTGGAACAAATGTAGCCAGTCcactttatttataataaaaacatttaaagccACAAAATAATTACAGTTTAGTGGAGGTAAAATCTAATAATGAAGGATTTTTCATGATGAAAGTTGAACTTTCTGAggatagaaatgtttttttttttttacagaagtaaCTTGACCAAGATACAGCACTACATGTCAGAAGAAAAGCACACAAACACTATCAGGAATCTGAAAGTGTTTATTGATAGTAGAATTCTCAACAACTCAGGTTATGTTGTAATGAGTTCCAAACACTGAGCAGGCATGACATCTGTAAGAGATGTAAAGAGCAGATGGCTTCTCGTGGTTCTTTGATGTCAGAATGCATACAGTGATTGGTCTGTGCAGGGACATCAATAAACAAACatgtaatatacagtatacaaTTGTTTTCATCACTGTTAACGTCTGTCTTTAAAACacgggtgggcaaactcggtcctggagggccggtgttctgcatagtttagttacaacactaattaaacacacctgaatgtgctaatcagtgtcttcaagatcactggaaatctataagcaggtgtgtgtgattagagttggagctaaactgtgcaggacaccggccttccaggaccgagtttgcccaccctaCTTTAGAACAACTTTTCAATCATTGAAGGTaagaaaataggaaaaaaaagtcTAATCTTGAAATCCTGTGATGTATGGTCACCTGAGTTCATTATTTAAGAAATTAGACTCACTGATGTATTAACTAAACTAGGAATTACTAAACTAGAGAGTATAtcatcattcatttttaaataataaattctgcTAATGCCTAATTCTTATGAAATTGAACATAAACATTATCTCTTTGAGTCTGCGCACACTCAACTGAAGATTAAGGTGTGTTTTTACATTCTTCTTCTGAACGGTTTTCCATATGGTTGATTTCCTGATGAAACACCTCTCCATTGTTACCCTTAATCCAGCTTATTTTGCTGTTACTTTCCAACTCCATGCTCTTCAGCCTTTTGGTGACCTGGAAAACCATCAagaaagaataataatgataattagaAACAAAATTCATATGAGAGATTAAATTTTATCTATGGCTCTAAACCAAAACAGCGacataggtagtgctgtcgcttcacagcaagaaggtcgctggttcgagcctcggctgggtcagttggcattctgtttggagtttgcatgttctccctgcattcgcttgGATTtcttccgtgtgctccggtttcccccacagtccaaatacatgtggtacaggtgaattgggttggctaaattgtccctagtgtatgagtgtgtatggatgtttcccagagatgggtgtggctaaaagggcatccggaGCGTAAAACATgggctgaataagttggtggttcactctgctgtggcaaccactgattaataaagggactaagctgaaaggaaaatgaataaatgaatgaataaactaaaactagAGCAATGTTTATGATATTAGTGAGGTTAGTTGCCTTTAATGCAGCAGGTCTGAGGAATATCACTGGACAACAATAAAATTGCAATTAGCCAAGAGCTATGTCTGCGTGTAAACATTGAAAAAACATTCTGCTCCCATGTTCTTTCAGAGATTGGCCTATAATTGTTTACAGTATAAAGGAATTATTTCCTCAATAAAACAATTTAACAGAGACAGAACTTTCATATATTtgagaattaagttaacttagtgaAAGATTATAAACATATGCATAGCAGCAATATAATCTGCAGCTAATTTagcattgatctgcagttaacTTTGGTGTTGAACCctgtaaatgttaacaaaaaagtgcaagataAAAAGTAACAGCCtgcaatatctgctaccagatctattttcagttgtcagacacccacataaaaatatactttagtaatttataatacatgctacagtgttttttaaccataatgacacctccaatagagatagagaggttgcacaatcagctaaaatgttgttagaattggtttttatgtatgggtgatctatattgcatcaccaaaaatgtttGAGGTCttgtccatgtgttgtgtgataagttggtatattaattattgtgacaggtctgtgtgtgtgtgtgcgaaaactttgtaatgttgtgtGTGACTCGTTGCAGAAAGGTTTGAataacttcacaacaaatacatccaGTAACTACTATTGGTAACGTTCTTACTATAGTATTTCTCATCAATTGTAGATCAGTTTCCTTCTAATCTGTGCTTTTTTATCTGAAATGAGACACTGCAGGAGATAGAGACATGCATCACGAGATCTCTATGGCTCTGACACGCACATAGGAATGGTAGGCAgggagaactagctcatttgcattaaaggcacaggcatcaaaaacagcTACTATGTGCACAGAGCGGAACATTTGCATATTCAcaatgatataataaataatgtgatgagtattttgagctgacactttacaaacacattctggagacacaaaaggcttattttaaagggcacctgtggtgaaaaatctatatttttcaatctgtttggacagacatgtttGTAGActatagtgtatagaccaggggtcaccaacatggtagcCCACAAGGATTAAATGAGTTGcccacaggcctgttctaaaaatagctcaccattgcaccacataccagtaagctgAATCTAGTATTTTTTGaaactattctttttaaatcacacctgCATCGGTGTAAAATTTGTTAATGACATTAAggtaataattaaaagtaaattgagaaaaatTGTTATTTAAGAAGTGTGTATaaaaactggtagcccttcacaataattggtacccaagaagtagctctcagtttcaaaaaggttggtgacccctggtatagaccattatattgaggtgatataaacacacccagtgctttttttttttttcaatttaacaacataaaaacggtgaacCAATTGAATCGGTTTTGAGActgaccgcaacttgacataggagtgcggtcccccatGCCACCggattgattgacaggcgcgcatTCTATATTCTCAGTTTGTTGTTTTACATCTGCCTTTTTCAGTGTGtaagtcaaagcgatgtcaccaaaGGAACACCCCTGTTCAGTTTTTATAcgcaaggctcattgggctcaacacaagagcctTTATCGTCTTCCTATGAATGAGCAacagagattttacatttagcggccATCTGAGCTGAACGCACAGTGAATGCAGTGTATCGAGATTTGGGCCATTAAAAACAACTGAAGGAGTCTCTCAGCACTCTCTCTACGAAAACCCTCGTTTGATCTCGGCTGGCGGATCAaaattcaccacatgatcgctctcatcggtGCCATTGTTTGTAGCTtgaggtgggtttgcaaacctgtgtacttttcattgcgtcttcctTAATCGtcagctgtttgcatttcctACGGTTACAGAAGCTCCCTGTTTTCtcaactaggtgcagctggaaagtgtgAGTCTGTTGCCTCATGTGCGCGTTGctctattggaaataacgaaTTTGCCTTAATTAATAGCCTCAGTCTAAGTTAATTTAGTGTGCGTGGTTAtgagtctcggtgtacaagctcagaactttaaactagcacacagttgggataactttgtttagttgctgcggttttgttccgtgcagaaacacGGTCTTGAGAAGCCTTAACGATTTattaaccgtgacgaattaatttaattcaattcaattcacctttatttgtatagcgcttttacaatgtagattgtgtcaaagcagcttcacataaatggtcatagtaaattggaacagtgtagttcagttttttagtgtttaagttcagtttggtttagctcagttcagtgtggtttaaaatcattactgagagtccaatcactgaagagaaaattcatcgatgcgtagctctaccaatctcaaaccatgcaagctagataTGACAgcagagaggggaaaaaaacttcaccgattggtgaaagtgaagaaaaaaaatcttgagagaaaccagactcagttgggcacgaccattttaatttctccgctggccaaacgtcttgtgcagagctgcagtctcagtggcagaggctggaagctggccccAGCGAAGACTCATCAAAAGCGCTGTTAATAGTGAAACCAGttaatcgttacatccctatacGGATGATGCATGCATCGTTACAtattggctgtaaaactatacaaagacacaaaagaTTTTGTAACTACCGCTCTGATACATTCTGAAACATTAGGAAAATTGATTCATCAACAGTAGCCTCTGCtaggtctgtgtccgagtcgacGGATAAATGCCGATCATCTCACTcgtgttgcttctctctgtctgcctgtctgttgccaaataCAAagtgggggagctcttggctccgccccctggttaagttgggcgggaagtcgaaactaattttcatgtgtaGCAACACACCCCTGAACAACGACCTGTGTACACGCtcccaaaatgacactttttagcACATTAtgataaaaaatctgaattgtgttttgaactgaacctaaactggcacactcagaaaaagccataatattaatattaaatcttaaaaaaagaggTGAAATAGGCGCCctttaagtagaaaaaaaaatctttttaaaaattaaatgaaatgccTTTTTCcgttatacatttaatttgtcaTATGTGACCCTGGATTAGTGATTAGTGTGGATATTTGGTAATATAGATTTCCACATATTCTGAAAGCTGAATTTTTCTGCCATGTTACACAAAACCATGACATGCTTTCATGCATTTTTGTAAATGTGGAGCAAAGAAATGAGGgttgtgtttgtttgagtgttgATTTTAAATATTCTCAGATAATTGATCACGGCTCCTTTAAAGCAGATACAAACCTGATTCAGAATGGCAGTCTGGAGGGAAGAGTCATGCAGTTTGCAGTTTCCATTACAGGACAATTTCAGTCTGACAGTCTGCTTCCTGATTAATTTATCATCTAGAAAATGCAGATATAAGGTCATCTTCATTATCATCAACATAACTTCCGAACAACAGCAAGTTTGACATGTGATATTTGTTTCTGTAACTGGCTAATCTCACCTCCATAGCAGATAAAAGGCTGCTGTAGATCACAGCTGTATGGAGCCCATTGCCCAGAATCATTTCTTGTCATGCCGACACAGTCAACAGATCCTGCACTCTGGGTTGGTTGACCTGCTGCCCAGTATCTGAAGGAGCGATTCCATTTGTCAGACCATTCCCAAGAGTCCCGGAACAGACCAATCCAAAAGGGGGTATACTTGATCACTATGTTGATTACAGTGGTTTCTTCAACAGAGTTCCTTATGGTGACCATATCCGCGAAATTCTGTCTGCAATAAGTCTGTGCCTCTGACCAGTTTTTATCAAGTAATATTATGGCATAGTAACCTCCCGCTATGAAGAAATTCAAAACAACACATTTTAGCTATGCATATATTAGAGACCAACTAAAAGGTATTACCTCTTTTTTGGATTTTCCATAACATTTTTATTgagttaaatgttaatttaacatCTGTTGCACAAATTACTGATGTAggactctattttgacggtccatgcgcagagcgcaaaacgcagggtgcaaacgttttcagggcatgtcagaacgcatttttgctaatttacaaatgggaaaatgcgctttgcgccaaggcgcatggtctaaaagggttgagtctattttcttaatgagttataggtgtctTTTGTGAATAAACAAattagagtcttatctcccattctctttaagagccagctgcgtcgggccaagagcgcattcgctatttacaggacgcaaagtaagcctaagtggaaaaaatgagcatttcacaagcaaacagtaaacagttgacagtttttaacagaaaactgttaaaaagAGCGtttactgcgtgagaatgagacaTAAtgaaactactttcacattcgctcttggatagggaaacctttacgcacagacatcaattagcctataaataattaatttcgtttgttaagcgcaaagatttgtttcaaaactatttttaaattctaaaacgaatgaatgaacaataatgaccaagtgtggtcaaaatactgagttatttccaaatacacctgccatgccccatatggtctaaaacctggcaggtgggcaaatctaagcttgtttttaataaaacaaatataaatatggatataataaataatactgctaataataataacattaaacaaaagcaaattgttatgaatgaactgttGCTGTCAGGAACTATTTTCCCAGCCAAAGAACAGCATTAAATgaatctttttaaaaaagataaaacatatttttggaataatacatatttttgtaACCATTTTATGAAAGTGATAAATAACCTATGGCTATGCTATTATATAAGAGACAACAGTACCTtacttatatttttaaagatgttttaaaatagtgttttaataacaaaaaacattttactcaCCATTGATGCATATGGAGCTCTTCAGATCTGAACAATTAGCTGTTAACCAAGTTCGATTGAGATAAACACAatcatttccactgactggttcTCCTGGACCCCAGTCTTTGTACTGTGCGATTGTATCATCTCCATCCGACCAAACCCAACGCTTCTGTGTCGCTCTCTTCAGCCCAATCCACACTGATCCATTGTATCCTGCATCCACTGTATTTATCAACCTGTTCACATCCTCCACGGTGTCTACAGTAGCCAGATCAGTGAATCTCTCTCTGCAGTAACTCTGAGCATCTGGCCAGGACATTGGCAGGTTCATATAATTATACTGACGAGAAACAGCAGAACTGCTGCAGAAGAGCCCT
This genomic window contains:
- the LOC141378917 gene encoding macrophage mannose receptor 1-like, whose translation is MVESLVVLLLLSGLFCSSSAVSRQYNYMNLPMSWPDAQSYCRERFTDLATVDTVEDVNRLINTVDAGYNGSVWIGLKRATQKRWVWSDGDDTIAQYKDWGPGEPVSGNDCVYLNRTWLTANCSDLKSSICINAGGYYAIILLDKNWSEAQTYCRQNFADMVTIRNSVEETTVINIVIKYTPFWIGLFRDSWEWSDKWNRSFRYWAAGQPTQSAGSVDCVGMTRNDSGQWAPYSCDLQQPFICYGDDKLIRKQTVRLKLSCNGNCKLHDSSLQTAILNQVTKRLKSMELESNSKISWIKGNNGEVFHQEINHMENRSEEECKNTP